Below is a genomic region from Deltaproteobacteria bacterium.
CTTGCCGCCCTGCTGCAGGTGCCTGCACATCTGCTGCAAGGCTTCCCTGGAACCGCTGCTCGAAGATCCACGAACAGGGATTATTCCACAGGCTTCGGCGTAATGCGCCAGGATTTCGCCGTCCTTGCTCCTGCTCATCATGACCATTGGCTGAAAGCGACCAAAATAATAGAGCAGGTAAATCGCAGCCCGGTGCCAGGTGCAGGCCACCACCGGACGGGAGGAGAGTACGTAATCACGGTAAACCTGTTCATTGAGGATCACCACTTTACAGGTCCGGAACCACGCTCTGATCAGAGGCGCCAGGATCTTGCGAATGAAGGGAGCGGTCAGATAAAGGTCTGCAAGATTGCGAATCCGCATTTCTTTTCAGTCCTGTCACACCAAGCGACAGATCCAACAGCACTGCTGCGCTGTCGCGACAATCGAGCCCTGGTGCTGCTTCAGCAGCGATTAAGCTTCTGCAGAGTTCAAGCGCTGGCAGTTCTTGTCATCACTGTTTGCCCCGAGCTGCCCTCTATGGCAAGGCCTGCTGATCCAACAGGGCAACGAGGCCACCCCTGTCAGCTGCACTGAAACCGAGGCCTTCTCGCCAGATATCGTCACTTTCCATGCAAAGATAGATGCAAAGATCTCGCCTGCCCTGCCGCAAAAGATCACTGAGATGGCGGTACATCTCCACCCTCAGGTCACGAAAATAGCGGAGTTTGCCATCCATGCCAGTAATGAATTCCTCTCCGAGGATAGCGCTGTCCGCTATGCGCTCGAAGAGAGTTGCTTTCAGGGAGGGCATGAATCTCAAGGTGCCAAGGCTGATCCAGGCAATACCAGCAGGATCCACTGCTTTGAACAGTTGGGCCACCAGGTCAGCATAGTCCTGCTGCCAGCCAGGATAGGCGATCAGTGGATCAAAATGAAAAGCCAGCCGATATCCCCAGGCCTGACAGCGAGCAGCCGCTGCCAGCCTCTGGCTCAATGAAGCAGCACCGCACTCCTGTCGCTCAATGAGATATGGAGTATTGAGTGACCAGGCGACAATGGTATGGCCGCCATGTTCGAGGCCGCCGAGAAGATCCACGTTGGTAGTCTTTGTCTTTAGCTCGAGAACTGCATTATCCTGGTCGGCAAAAAAAGGCACCAGCTCCTCGCTCATTCTAGTGAGGGGATCGAGCAGCAGGCTGTCAGTGAATTCACCTGTACCTATGCGGTGCACTTTGCGGTTGGAGTTCCGCAGGTGCGCCTCTAATTGCTGCCACATGTCGGTCATATTAGCGAAAATACGCAGAGCTGCCCCGGGGAAATAGCTCTGCAAGATGCAGTAAGTGCACCCCAGAGAACAGTTGGTCCCCAGATGGAGTATCTGGTAACCGCAACAGAGATAATGGCTGGTTCCCGGACAGGGTTTGATGAATCGTCCCTTGAATCTGACCACCTCCAGGGTGCCAGCACTCATCTGGGAGGTGGAATTCACCTCGGAGACAAATTGGATCTCGGCGCCAGAAACTCTGGACAAGAGCTGCTGCACCATGGGGCTGTCCGCCACCGACTCCTCTATAACAAACCGGTTGGGCTCAAAATTGCTCGAACTCATCTGCAGTGCTCTTTCTACCCCACCATGGTGTCCGCAAGGGATTGTCCGTTGCCTGGCAATTGGGCTCTACCCTCATGAGCACAGTGCTCTCAAGGCCCACTCTGCATAACTTTCGCCAGATCATGGCTGCCAGCCAACCGTATCACTTGCTGCAGCTTGTCCACCAGGTCAGCTGGATGACCAAATGTACATTCCAGGCGCCAGCGAGGCCCTTCAAAGAACGGGGGCGGCGCCAGCTTCACCCCTGCGGGCAAGCCCAAATTGCGCACCTCCGCGGCGAATCTTTTCTTTCTGCTGCTGAGGCGTGGACTTCGCTTCTCCTGCAGATAGAGACGAATGTCCCCCGCCCTCTGTCTAGCTGGCCTGTTGGTCTGCAACCGAAGTTGACGAATATCCTCAGAGTCAATGACTGCGGCTATGGTGCTCCCATCCCTGAGGGCTATCTCGCTGGCGAGCTGGATGATCTCCTCTGCCACACTGGCACTGAAGGGCAGTTCTTTGAACAACTGAAACAGACTATGGCGGTCTTGCGGCCTCAGACCTGCAAGTGCAAAAGCAGTACGCTCGTGAAGGCTGTAAGTCGCTACCGCATCCAGCACAGCCGCTTCTACGGCGGCCAGGCTAAGGTAGCGTCCCAGCATCACCTCACTGGGCTCGAGAGAGAGCAGCGGCATATAGATGTCG
It encodes:
- a CDS encoding DNA photolyase, with amino-acid sequence MSSSNFEPNRFVIEESVADSPMVQQLLSRVSGAEIQFVSEVNSTSQMSAGTLEVVRFKGRFIKPCPGTSHYLCCGYQILHLGTNCSLGCTYCILQSYFPGAALRIFANMTDMWQQLEAHLRNSNRKVHRIGTGEFTDSLLLDPLTRMSEELVPFFADQDNAVLELKTKTTNVDLLGGLEHGGHTIVAWSLNTPYLIERQECGAASLSQRLAAAARCQAWGYRLAFHFDPLIAYPGWQQDYADLVAQLFKAVDPAGIAWISLGTLRFMPSLKATLFERIADSAILGEEFITGMDGKLRYFRDLRVEMYRHLSDLLRQGRRDLCIYLCMESDDIWREGLGFSAADRGGLVALLDQQALP
- a CDS encoding lysophospholipid acyltransferase family protein, with amino-acid sequence MRIRNLADLYLTAPFIRKILAPLIRAWFRTCKVVILNEQVYRDYVLSSRPVVACTWHRAAIYLLYYFGRFQPMVMMSRSKDGEILAHYAEACGIIPVRGSSSSGSREALQQMCRHLQQGGKACATVLDGPRGPAFVAKKGMLVLAKLSGAPLMPVICSASRSLTIKGSWDSSVLPLPWSRIYLAVDEPIHVPPDCDRKEMERLRQLLQSRLNSMMFQVDRCSGYHG
- a CDS encoding ParB/RepB/Spo0J family partition protein, with the translated sequence MNTGQQDFIRLADIDWSDSVCLITYGAPPASLALSIETIGVVHSPVVQRKKSGLYRIVCGSRRLAICKKNGLDALRCSLLPEELSRQSCLRIAVFENAAARELNPVEKFLALSKTAGYVSRDELIDIYMPLLSLEPSEVMLGRYLSLAAVEAAVLDAVATYSLHERTAFALAGLRPQDRHSLFQLFKELPFSASVAEEIIQLASEIALRDGSTIAAVIDSEDIRQLRLQTNRPARQRAGDIRLYLQEKRSPRLSSRKKRFAAEVRNLGLPAGVKLAPPPFFEGPRWRLECTFGHPADLVDKLQQVIRLAGSHDLAKVMQSGP